One genomic region from Skermania piniformis encodes:
- a CDS encoding phytoene desaturase family protein produces the protein MDVAIVGSGHNALVAACYLAAAGRSVTVLERDRVLGGAVSTVERFPGHRVDRGSSAHLMIRHTGIVDELGLAEHGLRYLDCDPWGFAPAEPGSGSPPIVFHRDLDATCASIAAACGERDADAYRRFVGLWGPRSARVLDAFGVTPGPRLIRAFWGLPAPDGGSALSREFLTSGDALLDEMFDSERLKAALAWFGAQSGPPMSEPGTAPMVGFAALLHRIPPGRAVGGSGALTEALVSRLRAAGGSIRPETPVIALVRRGTGWRVRTADGELSARRVIAGCHLLTTLDLLAAGGFDPAVLAGWRRRARVGPGIGMVVRAATAALPRYPSVPEELSATGLQLLVTDRHQLRRAHGAALAGELPPRPAVLAMSFSALDPSIAPPGEHQLSLWAQWHPRHLTGGRDWAGLAEPAAVAIVAELDRYAPGAAAEIGRRYVQTPADLERELGLIGGNVMHLEMSLDQMLLWRPLPELAGYRVPGAPGLYLTGASTHPGGGVSGASGRTVARLVRADQRLRWRH, from the coding sequence GTGGACGTCGCGATCGTCGGCTCCGGACACAACGCCTTGGTCGCGGCCTGTTACCTCGCAGCCGCCGGACGGTCGGTCACGGTGCTCGAGCGGGACCGGGTACTCGGCGGGGCGGTATCCACCGTCGAACGCTTCCCCGGGCACCGGGTCGATCGTGGCTCGTCGGCGCACCTGATGATTCGGCACACCGGCATCGTCGACGAACTCGGCCTGGCCGAGCACGGGTTGCGGTACCTCGATTGCGACCCGTGGGGATTCGCCCCGGCCGAACCGGGCAGCGGCAGCCCGCCGATCGTGTTCCACCGTGACCTCGACGCCACCTGCGCATCCATCGCGGCAGCCTGCGGCGAACGGGACGCGGACGCCTATCGCCGGTTCGTCGGGCTGTGGGGCCCACGCAGCGCGCGAGTGCTGGACGCGTTCGGCGTCACGCCCGGGCCGCGGCTGATCCGCGCGTTCTGGGGCCTACCCGCGCCCGACGGTGGCTCCGCGCTCTCCCGCGAGTTCCTGACCAGCGGTGACGCCCTGCTCGACGAGATGTTCGACAGCGAACGACTCAAGGCCGCCCTGGCCTGGTTCGGCGCCCAGTCCGGCCCGCCGATGTCCGAGCCGGGCACCGCGCCGATGGTCGGCTTCGCCGCGCTGTTGCACCGGATCCCGCCCGGCCGCGCGGTCGGCGGCAGCGGTGCGCTCACCGAAGCACTGGTGTCCCGGCTGCGCGCCGCCGGCGGCAGCATTCGGCCGGAGACGCCGGTGATCGCACTGGTCCGTAGGGGGACCGGCTGGCGGGTCCGGACCGCCGACGGCGAGCTGTCCGCCCGCCGGGTGATCGCCGGCTGTCACCTGTTGACCACGCTCGATCTGCTGGCGGCGGGCGGCTTCGATCCCGCGGTGCTGGCCGGCTGGCGCCGCCGGGCGCGGGTCGGACCCGGAATCGGCATGGTGGTCCGCGCCGCGACCGCCGCGCTCCCCCGGTACCCGAGCGTGCCCGAAGAGTTGTCCGCGACCGGGCTGCAGCTGCTGGTCACCGACCGGCACCAGCTCCGTCGGGCGCACGGTGCCGCGCTGGCCGGGGAACTGCCGCCCCGGCCGGCGGTGTTGGCGATGAGCTTCTCCGCACTGGACCCGAGCATCGCCCCACCCGGCGAACACCAGCTCTCGCTCTGGGCGCAATGGCACCCGCGCCATCTCACCGGGGGTCGGGACTGGGCGGGCCTCGCCGAACCGGCCGCAGTCGCGATCGTCGCCGAACTGGACCGGTACGCGCCCGGTGCGGCCGCCGAGATCGGTCGGCGATACGTCCAGACCCCGGCCGACCTGGAACGCGAACTCGGCCTGATCGGCGGCAACGTCATGCACCTGGAGATGTCGCTGGACCAGATGCTGCTCTGGCGACCGCTGCCCGAGCTCGCCGGCTACCGCGTGCCGGGCGCTCCCGGGCTCTACCTGACCGGCGCCTCCACCCATCCCGGCGGCGGCGTGTCCGGCGCCAGCGGACGCACCGTCGCCCGGCTGGTTCGGGCCGACCAGCGGCTGCGGTGGCGGCACTGA
- a CDS encoding D-arabinono-1,4-lactone oxidase, which produces MLVFHSTSGSREARCMWTNWAGDQTCFPAQFARPATVDEVSRLVTEAANRGRTVRVVGAGHSFGDNVLTDGTLISLDNLAGLHHVDPATGLVRIGAGTRLHELNRLLDAHGLAMPNLGDINVQSAAGAISTATHGTGRKLGNLATTVESIELVKADGSVVELSTGDELRAARVGVGALGIITAYTLATVPSFRLREQRAKLPLTRVLAELDEHVDSNDHFEFFFFPYARDALTKSTNRTDEPANPPGRAAAYIDEILVENFVLDVLSRAGRRWPTQIPRLNRTMTALGSSGSRVDVSHEVFSSPRLVRLTESEWAVPRAACGDVVRAIQAEIDSQGLAVNFPLEVRFVAADEASLLSPSFGRETAYVAVHMYQGMPWQPYFETFQRIAIEHDGRPHWGKRHSLDAADLAGRYPE; this is translated from the coding sequence ATGCTGGTGTTTCACAGCACATCCGGTAGCCGCGAAGCTAGGTGTATGTGGACCAACTGGGCAGGTGACCAGACTTGTTTTCCGGCACAATTTGCCCGTCCTGCGACCGTGGATGAGGTGTCCCGGCTCGTTACCGAGGCAGCGAACCGCGGCCGGACGGTGCGGGTCGTCGGTGCCGGGCATTCCTTCGGTGACAACGTTCTGACCGACGGCACGCTCATCTCACTCGACAACCTCGCCGGACTGCACCACGTGGATCCCGCGACGGGGTTGGTCCGGATCGGGGCCGGCACTCGACTCCACGAGCTCAACCGTCTGCTCGACGCGCACGGGCTGGCCATGCCCAACCTCGGCGATATCAACGTCCAGAGTGCGGCCGGCGCGATCTCGACCGCGACGCACGGGACCGGCCGCAAACTCGGCAACCTGGCCACCACGGTCGAGTCGATCGAGCTCGTGAAAGCCGATGGGTCGGTCGTGGAGCTGAGCACCGGCGACGAGTTGCGGGCAGCCCGGGTCGGGGTCGGCGCGCTCGGCATCATCACTGCCTACACGCTTGCGACCGTGCCGTCGTTCCGGCTGCGCGAGCAGCGCGCGAAACTTCCGCTGACCCGGGTGCTCGCCGAACTCGACGAGCACGTGGACAGCAACGATCACTTCGAGTTCTTCTTTTTCCCGTACGCCCGCGACGCGTTGACCAAGTCGACCAACCGCACCGATGAGCCGGCGAACCCGCCGGGCCGCGCTGCGGCGTACATCGATGAGATTCTTGTCGAGAACTTTGTCCTGGATGTCCTGAGCAGGGCCGGCCGGCGGTGGCCGACGCAGATTCCGCGCTTGAATCGGACCATGACCGCTCTCGGATCGTCGGGCAGCCGGGTCGACGTGAGTCACGAGGTGTTCTCCAGCCCGCGGCTGGTGCGGCTCACCGAGTCGGAATGGGCTGTGCCTCGTGCGGCGTGTGGGGATGTCGTCCGCGCGATTCAGGCCGAGATCGACAGCCAGGGATTGGCGGTCAATTTCCCCCTGGAAGTCCGGTTCGTGGCCGCGGACGAGGCATCGCTGCTGAGTCCGTCGTTCGGCCGCGAGACGGCCTACGTCGCGGTCCACATGTACCAAGGGATGCCGTGGCAACCGTACTTCGAGACGTTTCAGCGCATCGCGATCGAGCATGACGGGCGGCCACACTGGGGCAAACGGCATTCGCTCGACGCCGCGGACTTGGCCGGTCGCTACCCGGAGTAG
- a CDS encoding SAV_6107 family HEPN domain-containing protein, with translation MAGRSVPDPVAARSHMLLDRADRLLTAAAGEDDPRERFLAAYLSALRGAAAVLAATESGRSGRERSRSAWVRLAKAAPEFVMWSDYFSGYSETRAALEAGISRPVSAEAADEFYARVGAFLHDVDDLVADGARLRTLDRWGSDLTA, from the coding sequence ATGGCTGGTCGCAGTGTCCCGGACCCGGTCGCGGCCCGGTCGCATATGTTGTTGGACCGTGCCGATCGGTTGCTGACGGCCGCGGCGGGGGAGGACGACCCGCGCGAACGGTTCCTGGCCGCCTATCTCTCTGCGTTGCGCGGCGCGGCGGCGGTACTCGCGGCAACCGAAAGCGGCCGCAGTGGTCGGGAGCGTTCGCGCAGCGCTTGGGTGCGGTTGGCGAAGGCGGCGCCGGAGTTCGTGATGTGGTCGGACTATTTCTCCGGCTACTCCGAGACCCGGGCGGCGCTGGAGGCGGGGATTTCCCGGCCGGTGTCGGCCGAGGCGGCGGACGAGTTCTATGCCCGGGTCGGTGCGTTCCTGCATGACGTGGACGATCTGGTTGCCGACGGTGCCCGGCTGCGCACCCTGGACCGCTGGGGGTCGGATCTGACCGCCTGA
- a CDS encoding peptidoglycan D,D-transpeptidase FtsI family protein gives MSTAGAARRRRVRGIDGSMRFRFRVGRVVVLLALIVAALQLLWLQGIASGRLSAQAADQRAVTTIDPATRGAITDRAGRPLAFTIEAKALTFQPVRVRTELAAARAAAGDRAPEPDQRLQAIANAIHAKLGNLAPTKDLLAKLRGNDSFAYLARNVDPAVAAGINEEFPEVGLERQDLREYPGGSLAANVVGATGWDNHGLLGLESSMDATLAGTDGSQTYDRGSDGAVIPGSTRDRQPAVNGSGVELTLDSDLQYYVQQQVQQAKNMSGARNASAVVLDAKTGEVLAMSNDGTFNPAIGVGNNPKSAQLGNLPVSTPFEPGSVNKVITAAAAIEYNVTNPDEVLHVPGSIRMGGVTVNDAWAHAVAPYTTTGVFGKSSNVGTLMLAQRVGEDRWWDVMQKMGLGQRTDVGLPGESAGSVPDRDQWSGSTFANLPIGQGLSMTLLQMTGMYQAIANDGVRVPPRIVRATVAADGSRTETPIPDGVRVVSDHTAAALRTMFQAVTQHDPMGVQQGTGVPAGIEGYQVAGKTGTAQQVDPSCKCYSNSSYWITFAGMAPADSPRYVVGIMLDAPQRSSDGSGGQSAAPLFHSIASWALQRDSVPLSPPLPRPLVLQAS, from the coding sequence ATGAGCACCGCGGGCGCGGCCCGGCGGCGCCGAGTTCGGGGTATCGACGGCTCGATGCGCTTCCGATTCCGGGTCGGCCGAGTGGTCGTGCTGCTCGCGCTGATCGTCGCGGCGCTACAGCTGCTCTGGTTGCAGGGCATCGCATCCGGTCGGCTCTCGGCACAGGCCGCCGATCAGCGCGCGGTGACCACGATCGACCCGGCCACCCGCGGTGCGATCACCGATCGGGCGGGTCGGCCGCTGGCCTTCACCATCGAAGCGAAGGCGCTCACCTTCCAGCCGGTCCGGGTACGCACGGAACTGGCCGCAGCCCGAGCCGCCGCCGGCGATCGGGCGCCCGAACCGGACCAGCGGCTGCAGGCGATCGCGAACGCGATTCACGCCAAACTGGGTAACCTTGCCCCGACCAAAGACCTGTTGGCCAAGCTGCGCGGCAACGACTCGTTCGCCTACCTGGCGCGCAATGTCGATCCGGCCGTCGCGGCGGGGATCAACGAGGAGTTTCCCGAGGTCGGGTTGGAACGCCAGGATCTGCGGGAATACCCGGGCGGCTCGCTGGCGGCGAACGTCGTCGGGGCCACCGGCTGGGACAACCACGGGCTGCTCGGGCTGGAGTCCTCGATGGACGCGACCTTGGCCGGAACCGACGGCTCGCAGACCTACGACCGCGGCTCGGACGGAGCGGTCATCCCCGGCAGCACTCGGGATCGTCAGCCGGCGGTGAACGGCTCCGGGGTGGAGCTCACCCTGGACTCGGATCTGCAGTACTACGTGCAGCAGCAGGTGCAGCAGGCCAAGAACATGTCCGGTGCGCGCAACGCCTCCGCCGTGGTGTTGGACGCGAAGACCGGCGAAGTGCTGGCGATGAGCAACGACGGCACCTTCAATCCCGCGATCGGCGTCGGCAACAACCCCAAGAGTGCGCAGTTGGGCAACCTGCCGGTGAGCACGCCGTTCGAGCCCGGCTCGGTGAACAAGGTGATCACCGCGGCCGCGGCGATCGAATACAACGTGACCAACCCCGACGAGGTGCTGCATGTGCCCGGCAGCATCCGAATGGGCGGGGTGACGGTCAACGATGCCTGGGCCCACGCCGTGGCGCCTTATACCACCACCGGAGTGTTCGGCAAGTCGTCCAACGTCGGCACCCTGATGCTGGCGCAGCGGGTCGGCGAGGATCGCTGGTGGGATGTGATGCAGAAGATGGGACTGGGCCAGCGCACCGACGTCGGGTTGCCCGGTGAGAGCGCGGGCTCGGTGCCGGACCGCGACCAATGGTCGGGCAGCACCTTCGCGAACCTGCCGATCGGCCAGGGCCTGTCGATGACGCTGCTGCAGATGACCGGGATGTACCAGGCGATTGCCAACGACGGGGTGCGGGTGCCGCCCCGGATCGTGCGGGCCACCGTGGCGGCGGACGGCAGCCGGACCGAGACGCCGATTCCGGACGGGGTGCGGGTGGTCAGCGATCACACCGCGGCCGCGCTGCGCACCATGTTCCAGGCGGTGACCCAGCACGACCCGATGGGCGTCCAGCAGGGCACCGGGGTACCGGCCGGGATCGAGGGATACCAGGTCGCGGGCAAGACCGGCACCGCGCAGCAGGTCGATCCGAGCTGCAAGTGCTACTCCAACTCCAGCTACTGGATCACCTTCGCCGGGATGGCTCCGGCGGACAGCCCGCGGTATGTGGTCGGGATCATGCTCGACGCTCCCCAGCGCAGTTCGGACGGCAGCGGTGGGCAGTCTGCAGCCCCGTTGTTCCACAGTATTGCTTCGTGGGCGTTACAGCGCGACAGCGTGCCACTGTCCCCGCCGCTGCCGCGTCCGCTGGTCCTGCAGGCGAGCTGA
- a CDS encoding LysR family transcriptional regulator, protein MDLHTRKLRAFVVLAEELNFGRAAARLFLAQQALSRLIREVEDEVGAALFTRTTRKVELTSAGRAFRDGAVAALAALDHAEAEALRRARAVSGTLHLGYTVGAALELTEPILSEFRSRYPDVELASREYSLADPDAGLISGSADVSIIRLPVSTPGLRTVSLFTEPLVALVSKGHRLAGRESVRAGELLDDSVTLSELEDPARREFWTLAAFRAPESPAVVVPVGSVTEEAHIVASGRAVAITAAAATRFMPFPGIEHVPISDAPRSVVALAWTGRATSLVTRFVEVALAVRDRETNLVNGIEHPLA, encoded by the coding sequence GTGGATCTGCATACTCGCAAACTTCGCGCATTCGTCGTGCTGGCTGAGGAGCTCAACTTCGGCCGCGCGGCCGCGCGGCTGTTCCTTGCCCAACAAGCCCTGAGTCGCTTGATCCGCGAGGTCGAGGACGAGGTCGGCGCCGCCCTGTTCACCCGGACGACCCGCAAGGTCGAACTGACCTCGGCGGGCCGGGCGTTCCGAGATGGCGCAGTCGCCGCCCTTGCTGCACTCGACCACGCCGAGGCCGAGGCGCTGCGCCGCGCACGAGCGGTCTCGGGCACCCTGCATCTGGGCTACACCGTCGGTGCCGCGCTCGAGCTCACCGAGCCGATACTCAGCGAGTTCCGGTCCCGGTACCCCGACGTCGAGTTGGCGTCGCGCGAATACTCCCTCGCCGATCCGGACGCCGGATTGATCAGTGGGTCCGCCGACGTGTCGATCATCCGGTTACCGGTGTCGACGCCCGGCTTGCGTACGGTGTCGCTGTTTACCGAGCCGCTTGTCGCCCTGGTGTCGAAGGGGCATCGGCTGGCCGGGCGGGAGTCGGTCCGTGCCGGCGAACTTCTCGACGATTCGGTAACCCTGAGTGAGCTCGAGGACCCGGCCCGCAGAGAGTTTTGGACGCTGGCCGCATTTCGTGCACCCGAGTCGCCTGCTGTGGTCGTCCCGGTCGGATCGGTGACCGAAGAGGCCCACATCGTCGCGTCCGGGCGAGCAGTCGCGATCACCGCGGCCGCGGCCACGCGGTTCATGCCCTTTCCCGGCATCGAGCACGTGCCGATCTCCGACGCTCCCCGGTCGGTGGTCGCGCTGGCCTGGACCGGGCGCGCCACGTCTCTGGTTACCCGCTTTGTCGAGGTAGCGCTAGCCGTACGTGATCGAGAGACGAACCTGGTCAACGGGATCGAACACCCGCTCGCATGA
- a CDS encoding GNAT family N-acetyltransferase, which translates to MARPHLSRPAGTDHRPVIVDLSAHRMRIRMRDALAVYVAAMGYPRGTEQHRGPMWLEHIGRRGWQAVGALQPDSTGRCDPDTAPLLAVGYGYHGLPQQWWYQQVDEGMRRAGWRELDIRAVLGDYFELTELHVHPAAQGRGLGQAMAVRLLGCRPESSVLLSTPEIESEDNRAWRLYRRLGFGDVVRRFGFAGDSRPFAVLGRSLPLDNPPADRW; encoded by the coding sequence ATGGCCCGCCCCCACCTCAGCCGCCCGGCCGGTACCGACCACCGGCCGGTCATCGTCGATCTCTCGGCGCACCGGATGCGGATCCGGATGCGCGACGCGCTTGCGGTGTACGTCGCAGCGATGGGCTATCCGCGCGGCACCGAACAGCACCGCGGCCCGATGTGGCTGGAACACATCGGGCGGCGGGGCTGGCAGGCGGTCGGGGCGCTGCAGCCCGATTCGACCGGCCGGTGCGATCCGGACACCGCGCCGCTGCTCGCGGTCGGCTACGGCTATCACGGCCTGCCGCAGCAATGGTGGTACCAGCAGGTCGACGAAGGAATGCGCCGAGCCGGCTGGCGCGAGCTCGACATCCGTGCCGTGCTGGGCGACTACTTCGAGCTCACCGAACTGCACGTCCATCCGGCGGCGCAGGGCCGCGGCCTCGGCCAGGCGATGGCCGTCAGGTTGCTGGGTTGCCGCCCGGAAAGCTCGGTGCTGCTGTCCACCCCCGAGATCGAGTCCGAGGACAACCGCGCCTGGCGGCTGTACCGCCGACTCGGCTTCGGCGACGTGGTGCGGCGATTCGGCTTCGCCGGAGACAGTCGACCGTTCGCGGTGCTCGGCCGGTCGCTCCCGCTGGACAACCCGCCTGCGGACCGCTGGTGA
- the rsmH gene encoding 16S rRNA (cytosine(1402)-N(4))-methyltransferase RsmH, translating to MVACDPGAAASAERPRHVPVLLARADELLGPALQDCARPIFVDATVGLGGHAEHFLTTYPTLRLIGLDRDPAALASTAARLARFADRLTLVHTRYDGLTTALASAGLAGSDSVDAILFDLGVSSMQLDEAARGFAYAVDAPLDMRMDPNSGPTAADLLNTASRADLARILKEYGEERFAGRIAAAVVRRRAREPFVTSAALVELIYDSVPAATRRTGGHPAKRTFQALRVAVNAELESLRAALPAAVDALVIGGRLVVMSYQSLEDRVVKQELSRAATSRTPVGLPVELPGMGPELRLLTRGAERADAPEIERNPRSAPVRMRAAVRVARRTAA from the coding sequence CTGGTGGCGTGTGATCCAGGTGCCGCCGCCTCGGCCGAGCGGCCGAGGCATGTGCCGGTGCTGCTGGCCCGGGCCGACGAACTGCTCGGGCCCGCCCTACAAGACTGTGCCCGACCGATATTCGTCGATGCCACGGTGGGTCTCGGCGGTCATGCCGAGCATTTCCTTACTACCTACCCCACGCTGCGGTTGATCGGTCTCGATCGCGATCCGGCAGCCTTGGCGTCGACCGCCGCGCGGCTGGCCCGGTTCGCCGATCGGCTCACGCTGGTCCACACCCGCTACGACGGTCTCACGACGGCGCTGGCGTCCGCGGGACTGGCCGGGTCGGACTCGGTGGATGCGATTCTGTTCGACCTGGGCGTGTCCTCGATGCAGTTGGACGAAGCGGCCCGCGGTTTCGCCTATGCGGTGGATGCCCCGCTGGATATGCGGATGGATCCGAACTCCGGCCCGACCGCGGCCGATCTGCTCAATACCGCGAGCCGGGCCGACCTTGCCCGGATCTTGAAGGAGTACGGCGAAGAGCGATTCGCCGGCCGGATCGCGGCCGCGGTGGTCCGGCGGCGGGCGCGGGAGCCGTTCGTGACGAGCGCGGCCCTGGTCGAATTGATCTACGACTCGGTGCCGGCGGCAACTCGCCGGACCGGCGGGCACCCGGCCAAGCGCACCTTTCAGGCACTGCGGGTGGCGGTCAACGCCGAGCTGGAATCGCTGCGCGCCGCGCTGCCGGCAGCGGTGGACGCCCTGGTGATCGGCGGCCGGCTGGTCGTCATGTCGTACCAGTCGCTCGAAGATCGAGTGGTCAAGCAGGAACTGAGCCGGGCCGCGACCTCGCGCACACCGGTCGGCCTGCCGGTGGAACTGCCCGGGATGGGGCCGGAGCTGCGGCTGCTCACCCGGGGCGCGGAGCGTGCCGACGCACCGGAGATCGAACGTAATCCCAGATCGGCGCCGGTGCGTATGCGCGCAGCGGTTCGTGTGGCCAGGAGGACCGCGGCATGA
- a CDS encoding amino acid deaminase/aldolase, translating into MTALDLGSVRSLSGVGYDRLARATADLEPPFAVVDAGALRANADSLVARAGGKPVRLASKSVRCRAIAHAVLRRPGFRGVLALTLAEALWLAADMRDVVVGYPTADPAALRRLATDTELLSRVTLMIDDVGQLDLIERATPDGPPIRVCIDLDASLRLLGGRVHLGVRRSPVHSPGDAAALARSIVERPRFRLVGVMAYEGQIAGVGDNVGSIVHRLQIRGMQKASGRELRARRAAAIAAVRDVAELEFVNGGGTGSIELTASEPAVTEVAAGSGLYCPTLFDTYRGFRPQPAAFYVLSVVRKPTPDYATVLGGGWVASGAVGTDRLPTPSWPRGLSLTGLEGAGEAQTPLHGPGAAALSIGDRVWFRHAKAGELCERVDELHVVDGDRVIATVPTYRGEGKAFL; encoded by the coding sequence ATGACAGCCCTGGATCTGGGGTCGGTGAGGTCGCTGTCCGGGGTGGGCTACGACCGGCTCGCGCGGGCCACCGCCGATCTCGAGCCGCCGTTCGCGGTGGTGGACGCGGGGGCGTTGAGAGCCAACGCGGACTCTCTGGTTGCGCGTGCCGGCGGCAAACCGGTACGGCTGGCGTCGAAGTCGGTGCGTTGTCGGGCGATCGCGCACGCGGTACTCCGACGCCCCGGCTTCCGTGGTGTTCTGGCGCTCACGCTCGCGGAGGCGTTGTGGTTGGCGGCGGACATGCGGGACGTGGTCGTCGGTTACCCGACTGCTGATCCGGCGGCGTTGCGCCGGCTCGCCACCGACACCGAATTGCTTTCCCGGGTGACGCTCATGATCGACGACGTCGGCCAGCTCGACCTGATCGAACGCGCCACCCCGGATGGACCACCGATCAGGGTGTGCATCGACCTCGACGCGTCGTTGCGGTTGCTGGGCGGGCGGGTCCATCTGGGCGTGCGTCGCTCGCCGGTCCATTCGCCGGGTGATGCGGCCGCGTTGGCGCGTTCGATCGTCGAGCGGCCACGGTTCCGGCTCGTGGGAGTGATGGCCTACGAAGGGCAGATCGCCGGAGTCGGCGACAACGTCGGCTCGATCGTGCACCGACTCCAGATCCGCGGCATGCAGAAGGCGTCGGGGAGGGAGCTGCGGGCGCGTCGCGCGGCCGCGATCGCCGCGGTCCGGGACGTCGCCGAGCTGGAGTTCGTCAACGGTGGGGGGACCGGCAGTATCGAACTGACCGCGTCCGAGCCGGCCGTCACCGAGGTCGCCGCGGGTTCCGGTCTGTACTGCCCGACCTTGTTCGACACCTATCGCGGCTTTCGTCCGCAGCCTGCCGCGTTCTACGTGTTGTCGGTGGTGCGCAAACCGACACCGGACTACGCCACCGTCCTCGGCGGTGGATGGGTCGCCAGTGGCGCGGTGGGAACCGATCGGTTACCGACGCCGTCGTGGCCGCGGGGATTGTCGTTGACCGGGCTCGAAGGGGCGGGAGAGGCGCAGACGCCGTTGCACGGTCCCGGGGCAGCCGCGCTGTCGATCGGCGATCGGGTGTGGTTCCGCCACGCGAAGGCCGGCGAGCTGTGTGAGCGCGTCGACGAATTGCACGTCGTCGACGGAGATCGGGTGATCGCCACCGTGCCCACCTACCGGGGCGAGGGAAAAGCATTTCTCTGA
- the mraZ gene encoding division/cell wall cluster transcriptional repressor MraZ: protein MFLGTYTPKLDDKGRLTLPAKFRDALAGGLMVTKGQDHSLAVYPREEFAALARRAAAASRSNPQARAFVRNLAAGTDEQHPDAQGRITLSADHRRYANLSRECVVIGSVDFLEIWDRTAWETYLAENEEEYSQAIDESLDGIV, encoded by the coding sequence GTGTTTCTCGGCACCTACACGCCCAAGCTCGACGACAAGGGCCGGCTCACGCTGCCCGCCAAGTTCCGCGATGCACTGGCAGGAGGGTTGATGGTCACCAAAGGGCAGGACCACAGCCTGGCCGTGTACCCGCGGGAGGAGTTCGCCGCTCTCGCGCGCCGGGCCGCTGCCGCGTCCCGGAGCAATCCGCAGGCCCGCGCTTTCGTGCGGAACCTGGCAGCCGGCACCGACGAACAGCATCCGGATGCGCAAGGCCGGATCACGCTGTCCGCCGACCACCGGCGGTACGCGAACCTGTCACGCGAATGCGTCGTGATCGGTTCCGTCGATTTCCTCGAGATATGGGACCGGACCGCCTGGGAGACCTATCTCGCGGAAAACGAGGAGGAGTACTCCCAGGCGATCGACGAGTCGCTGGACGGAATCGTCTAG
- a CDS encoding DUF3040 domain-containing protein, which yields MPLSDHEQRMLDQIESALYAEDPKFVSSVRGSRLRRASSRRRLQAIALFAVGLVLLVAGITLPVKLGDFPVISLIGFIVMFGAGVLLLGGRAKSAPDSPASPPRRSGSFSARMEDRFRRRFEQE from the coding sequence GTGCCACTCTCCGACCACGAGCAGCGCATGCTCGATCAGATCGAGAGCGCGCTCTACGCTGAGGACCCCAAGTTCGTGTCGTCTGTGCGCGGCAGCAGACTGCGGCGGGCCTCCAGTCGGCGACGTTTGCAGGCAATCGCGTTGTTCGCGGTCGGTCTCGTCCTGTTGGTCGCCGGCATCACGCTCCCGGTGAAGCTCGGCGACTTCCCGGTGATCAGCCTGATCGGCTTCATCGTCATGTTCGGCGCCGGCGTGTTGCTACTGGGCGGTCGGGCGAAGTCGGCACCGGACTCGCCGGCGAGCCCGCCCCGCCGCTCCGGCAGCTTCTCGGCCCGGATGGAAGATCGTTTCCGCCGCAGGTTCGAGCAGGAGTAG
- a CDS encoding trimeric intracellular cation channel family protein: protein MTVTTLAVLDLAGVFVFALSGALAGVHARLDVFGVLVVGTGTAIGGGLMRDVLLGATPPAALQNWVYLAVPLAASLIVFVWHPRFAALRRPMLVLDAAGLGLFTVTGTQKALDLGLGPAGACTLGALAGFGGGLLRDVLLGEIPLVLRRDIYALPAIAGAVIVAIGNAIGGVLVAWQIAAVGLVFAVRMTALARRWSLPAPRGLA from the coding sequence ATGACCGTGACCACCCTGGCGGTGCTGGATCTGGCCGGTGTCTTCGTGTTCGCTCTGTCCGGCGCGCTGGCCGGCGTCCATGCGCGACTCGATGTGTTCGGCGTGCTCGTCGTCGGCACCGGCACCGCCATCGGCGGCGGTTTGATGCGTGACGTGCTGCTCGGCGCAACGCCTCCCGCCGCACTGCAGAACTGGGTCTACCTCGCCGTTCCGCTGGCAGCGTCGCTCATCGTGTTCGTGTGGCATCCGAGGTTTGCCGCGCTACGCCGGCCGATGCTGGTTCTCGACGCTGCCGGCCTGGGCCTGTTCACCGTGACCGGTACGCAGAAGGCGCTCGACCTCGGCCTCGGCCCGGCCGGCGCGTGCACGCTCGGCGCGCTCGCCGGCTTCGGCGGGGGACTGCTGCGCGATGTGCTGCTCGGCGAAATTCCGCTTGTGCTCCGCCGCGACATCTACGCGTTGCCGGCCATCGCCGGGGCGGTGATCGTTGCGATCGGAAACGCGATCGGGGGAGTGTTGGTCGCGTGGCAGATCGCGGCGGTCGGTCTGGTGTTCGCCGTCCGGATGACGGCGCTCGCGCGGCGATGGTCGTTGCCCGCACCCAGGGGTCTGGCATGA